A single Thermoanaerobacterium sp. RBIITD DNA region contains:
- the meaB gene encoding methylmalonyl Co-A mutase-associated GTPase MeaB, which yields MGDIDVEGLILKGDKRGIARAISWAENEDKRAYDLIKKLYSHSGKAYVVGITGPPGVGKSTLTDKLVKHLLKENKRIGIIAVDPTSPFTGGAILGDRIRMQEISLEPNVYIRSMGTRGHLGGLAKATQASKHILDIAGMDYIFIETVGVGQSEVDIVKMSDTTVMVLAPGMGDDIQAIKAGIMEIGEIFAVNKADRDGADRTVVELNMTLDLDEKSQWRPPVLKVIAQEDIGCDVLLEKIKEHRRYLEDSGALKLRRLKNLKGEIIEILTNKLLSIVSEKINTDEFNRELNKILDRTVDPFTVAEKLYKDLLEE from the coding sequence ATGGGAGATATCGATGTAGAAGGATTAATATTAAAAGGCGATAAAAGAGGTATTGCAAGAGCCATTAGCTGGGCAGAAAATGAAGACAAAAGAGCATATGACCTGATAAAAAAATTGTATTCTCATTCAGGTAAAGCCTATGTTGTAGGTATTACCGGTCCGCCCGGCGTTGGCAAAAGTACACTCACAGATAAACTCGTCAAACACCTTTTAAAAGAAAATAAGCGTATAGGCATAATTGCCGTAGACCCTACAAGCCCATTTACAGGTGGTGCAATACTGGGGGATAGGATAAGAATGCAAGAAATCTCCCTCGAGCCCAATGTCTATATTAGAAGCATGGGTACAAGAGGCCATCTTGGGGGACTTGCAAAAGCGACCCAAGCCTCTAAACATATATTAGACATAGCAGGAATGGACTATATCTTCATTGAGACTGTAGGTGTTGGACAATCTGAAGTTGATATTGTTAAAATGTCTGATACGACTGTTATGGTATTAGCACCTGGTATGGGCGACGATATACAGGCGATAAAGGCGGGTATTATGGAAATAGGTGAAATATTCGCAGTTAATAAAGCTGATAGAGATGGAGCGGATAGGACAGTTGTTGAGCTTAATATGACATTAGATCTTGATGAAAAATCCCAATGGAGACCACCAGTATTAAAAGTTATTGCACAGGAGGACATAGGTTGTGATGTTCTTCTTGAAAAGATAAAGGAGCACAGAAGATATTTAGAAGATAGCGGAGCATTAAAGTTGAGGAGACTTAAAAACTTAAAAGGGGAAATAATCGAGATTTTGACAAACAAGCTATTGTCTATAGTCAGCGAGAAAATAAATACAGATGAATTTAATCGAGAACTTAATAAAATTCTTGATAGAACAGTAGATCCATTTACCGTAGCCGAAAAATTATATAAAGATTTATTGGAGGAATAA
- a CDS encoding DUF1659 domain-containing protein has protein sequence MAVISTPKGSRLQIAYITGKDERGLDVVSARTYNNIKSAAVDQDVMDVAAILSGLQSNPVKSVTRINQVDLTQA, from the coding sequence ATGGCGGTTATATCAACACCAAAGGGCTCAAGGCTTCAGATAGCCTACATTACAGGTAAAGACGAAAGAGGTCTTGATGTCGTGAGTGCAAGAACATACAATAACATCAAAAGTGCCGCTGTTGACCAAGATGTAATGGATGTTGCAGCGATACTAAGCGGACTTCAATCAAATCCAGTTAAATCAGTAACCCGCATAAATCAAGTTGACTTAACACAAGCGTAA
- a CDS encoding acetyl-CoA hydrolase/transferase family protein, which produces MDYNGRLRCDKIRSKIMTADEAAKLIKDGMIIGTSGFTPSGYPKAVPLALAKRAEKEDFKITLYTGASVGDELDGALSRAGVIKKRIPYQTNKDIRNKINIGEVEYNDMHLSHMAQQMRCGFLGKIDYAIVEAVAINEDGGIVPSTSVGNSPTFVRIADKVIVELNVSQPIELEGMHDIYEVEDPPNRKPIPLINVDGRIGTTYMPCNPDKIAAVVITDIKDTVRHLAPVDETSKRISGYLIDFLSNEVKHGRLPKNLLPLQSGVGSIANAVLDGLIDSPFSNLSFYSEVIQDAVFDLIDAGKMDKVSGTSITPSEEGLKRFYKNIDRYKSKIILRPQEISNNPGIARRLGVIAINTAIEVDIYGNVNSTHIMGTKMMNGIGGSGDFTRNGYITIFATPSEVKNGNISCIVPMVSHVDHTEHDVMVIVTEQGLADLRGLSPKERAKLIIEKCVHPDYKDALMDYYEGAISKLGSVQTPHILKEALSWHIRYMEKGSMK; this is translated from the coding sequence ATGGATTATAATGGAAGGCTTAGATGTGATAAAATTAGAAGTAAGATTATGACGGCAGATGAAGCAGCAAAACTTATTAAAGATGGAATGATCATAGGCACCAGCGGTTTTACTCCGTCAGGATATCCCAAGGCTGTTCCATTGGCACTTGCAAAAAGAGCTGAAAAGGAAGACTTTAAAATAACACTTTATACAGGTGCATCTGTCGGTGATGAATTAGATGGCGCATTATCACGGGCCGGTGTGATAAAAAAAAGAATTCCATATCAAACAAATAAAGATATAAGGAATAAAATAAATATCGGTGAAGTTGAGTATAATGATATGCATTTGAGTCATATGGCACAGCAAATGAGATGTGGTTTTCTTGGGAAAATCGATTATGCGATAGTCGAGGCCGTTGCAATAAATGAAGATGGTGGGATAGTGCCATCGACATCTGTAGGAAATTCTCCTACATTTGTAAGGATAGCTGATAAAGTCATTGTTGAATTAAATGTATCACAACCAATAGAGTTAGAAGGCATGCATGATATATATGAAGTTGAGGATCCGCCAAATAGGAAGCCAATACCATTGATAAATGTTGATGGTAGAATAGGCACTACATATATGCCATGTAATCCTGATAAGATTGCCGCAGTTGTCATAACAGATATTAAAGATACAGTGAGGCATCTTGCCCCTGTTGATGAGACATCCAAAAGAATATCGGGTTATCTCATAGATTTTTTAAGCAATGAAGTAAAGCATGGAAGGCTTCCGAAAAATCTTTTACCACTTCAATCAGGTGTCGGCAGTATCGCAAATGCTGTTCTTGATGGACTTATTGATTCACCATTTAGTAACCTCTCATTTTATTCAGAGGTTATACAGGATGCTGTATTTGATTTGATAGATGCTGGCAAGATGGACAAAGTGTCAGGCACATCTATTACACCATCTGAAGAAGGATTAAAAAGGTTTTATAAAAATATTGATAGATACAAAAGCAAAATAATATTGAGGCCGCAGGAGATTAGCAATAATCCAGGTATTGCCAGAAGGCTAGGTGTAATAGCAATAAATACTGCAATAGAAGTTGATATATACGGCAACGTAAATTCTACACATATAATGGGAACAAAGATGATGAATGGCATAGGCGGCTCTGGGGATTTTACACGCAATGGATATATAACTATATTCGCAACACCTTCTGAAGTGAAGAATGGCAATATTTCCTGTATAGTCCCAATGGTATCCCATGTAGATCATACGGAACACGATGTGATGGTAATAGTCACAGAACAAGGCCTAGCAGATTTAAGAGGATTAAGCCCAAAAGAGAGAGCAAAGCTAATAATTGAAAAATGTGTACATCCAGATTATAAGGATGCACTTATGGATTATTATGAAGGAGCAATAAGTAAACTTGGAAGTGTTCAAACGCCGCACATACTAAAAGAGGCCCTATCATGGCATATTAGATATATGGAAAAAGGCAGCATGAAATAA
- a CDS encoding DUF2922 domain-containing protein has protein sequence MAVQLQMNFKNKIGKNFRINVDNALDTLTDDQVKSAMQSILTKNIFDTSGGELVEIVGANLVSTTEKEFAVK, from the coding sequence ATGGCAGTACAGCTTCAAATGAATTTTAAGAATAAAATAGGCAAGAATTTCAGAATTAATGTTGATAATGCGCTTGATACTCTTACAGATGATCAAGTGAAAAGTGCTATGCAGTCGATTCTCACAAAGAACATCTTTGATACAAGCGGCGGCGAGCTCGTTGAGATTGTGGGAGCAAATCTCGTATCGACAACAGAAAAAGAATTTGCAGTGAAATAA
- a CDS encoding cobalamin B12-binding domain-containing protein has product MDRPIRVLVAKPGLDGHDRGAKVIARALRDAGMEVIYTGLRQTPEQIVEAAIQEDVDVLALSILSGAHNTLFPKITSLLKERSADDILVIGGGVIPDEDIPFLKSKGIAEVFTPGTPTTTVIEFIKKHVNKAV; this is encoded by the coding sequence ATGGATAGACCAATTAGAGTACTTGTAGCAAAACCAGGTCTTGATGGCCATGATAGAGGTGCAAAAGTTATTGCGAGGGCACTAAGAGATGCTGGCATGGAAGTCATATATACGGGTTTGAGGCAGACACCAGAGCAGATAGTCGAAGCCGCCATTCAAGAAGATGTAGACGTATTGGCATTAAGTATATTATCAGGTGCGCACAATACGCTTTTTCCAAAGATAACGAGCCTTCTTAAAGAAAGAAGCGCAGATGATATTCTCGTAATTGGCGGCGGTGTAATACCTGACGAAGATATACCATTCCTTAAATCAAAAGGAATAGCGGAAGTATTTACGCCAGGCACACCTACAACAACAGTAATCGAATTTATAAAAAAGCATGTCAATAAGGCGGTATAG
- a CDS encoding YvrJ family protein: protein MNEVFAGIANLGFPIVVSIYLLVRVEGKLDSLTNSINELAKAIAKKD from the coding sequence ATGAATGAGGTATTTGCAGGCATAGCAAACCTTGGCTTTCCTATCGTAGTAAGTATATACTTGCTTGTTAGGGTTGAAGGCAAGCTTGATAGCTTGACAAATTCCATAAATGAGCTTGCCAAAGCAATAGCCAAAAAAGATTAA
- a CDS encoding methylmalonyl-CoA mutase family protein, producing the protein MHNKEEIDKIKAEKENWTNNIVKKVTAKFPERREKFTTSSGIEVKNIYTPEDIAKKDYLDDLSFPGEYPYTRGVQPTMYRGRFWTMRQYAGFGTAEESNERYKYLLEQGQTGLSIAFDLPTQIGYDSDHPMAEGEVGKVGVAIDSLKDMEILFDGIPLDKVSTSMTINAPAAILLAMYIVVAEKQGVTPDKLKGTIQNDILKEYIARGTYIFPTGPSMRLITNIFEYCSKNVPKWNTISISGYHIREAGATAVQEVAFTLADGIAYVEAAIKAGLDVDEFAPRLSFFFNAHNDLLEEVAKFRAARRMWAKIMKERFHAKSPKSLMLRFHTQTGGSTLTAQQPDNNIVRVTLQALAAVLGGTQSLHTNSRDEALALPSEDSVRIALRTQQIIAYESGVCDTPDPLAGSYFIEYLTDQIESKAMEYIKKIDELGGAAKAIDKGFIQKEIQNSAYQYQKEVESGDRVIVGLNKFQIEEPPHKGLLKVDPRVGEMQKEKIRKVKESRDNAKVKATLDELKKAAQGEENLMPKIIDAVREYATLGEICDVLRSVFGEYQQHIIL; encoded by the coding sequence ATGCATAACAAAGAAGAAATAGACAAAATAAAAGCGGAAAAGGAAAATTGGACTAATAATATTGTAAAAAAAGTCACTGCAAAATTTCCTGAAAGAAGGGAGAAATTTACTACATCATCAGGCATTGAAGTAAAAAATATCTATACGCCAGAAGATATTGCTAAAAAAGATTACCTTGATGATCTTAGTTTTCCTGGTGAATATCCGTATACGCGCGGTGTACAGCCAACGATGTACAGAGGAAGATTCTGGACAATGAGGCAGTATGCTGGATTTGGTACAGCTGAAGAGTCTAATGAAAGGTATAAATACCTTTTAGAGCAAGGTCAGACAGGCTTAAGTATTGCATTTGACTTACCGACACAGATTGGCTATGACTCAGATCATCCGATGGCAGAAGGTGAAGTTGGGAAAGTTGGTGTTGCTATAGATTCTTTAAAGGATATGGAGATACTCTTTGATGGAATACCACTTGATAAAGTAAGCACATCTATGACGATTAATGCCCCTGCGGCAATACTTCTTGCAATGTATATAGTTGTTGCAGAAAAGCAAGGTGTGACACCTGACAAATTAAAAGGTACAATACAAAATGATATCTTAAAAGAGTATATCGCCCGCGGTACGTATATTTTCCCGACTGGTCCATCTATGAGGCTCATAACAAATATATTTGAATACTGTTCAAAGAATGTTCCAAAATGGAACACGATAAGCATAAGCGGCTACCATATAAGAGAAGCTGGTGCTACAGCAGTACAGGAAGTCGCATTTACACTGGCAGATGGAATAGCATATGTTGAAGCAGCAATAAAAGCAGGACTTGATGTCGATGAATTTGCACCAAGGCTATCTTTCTTCTTCAATGCTCACAATGATTTATTAGAGGAAGTTGCAAAATTCAGGGCGGCTAGGAGAATGTGGGCTAAGATAATGAAAGAGAGGTTTCATGCAAAAAGTCCAAAGTCATTGATGCTAAGGTTTCACACACAGACGGGAGGATCAACGCTAACAGCACAGCAGCCAGATAACAATATAGTAAGAGTAACGCTTCAGGCATTGGCAGCTGTTCTTGGAGGAACACAGTCGCTCCATACAAATAGCCGTGATGAGGCATTGGCATTACCATCAGAGGATTCTGTAAGGATAGCTTTAAGAACACAGCAGATTATAGCATATGAAAGCGGTGTATGCGATACACCAGATCCACTTGCAGGAAGCTATTTCATCGAATATTTAACAGATCAGATTGAGTCAAAAGCAATGGAATATATAAAAAAGATAGATGAGCTTGGTGGTGCTGCAAAAGCTATTGATAAAGGATTTATACAAAAAGAAATACAGAATAGTGCATATCAGTATCAAAAAGAAGTCGAAAGTGGTGACAGAGTGATTGTAGGGCTTAATAAATTCCAGATCGAAGAACCACCACACAAAGGATTATTAAAAGTTGATCCAAGAGTTGGTGAAATGCAAAAAGAGAAGATAAGAAAGGTTAAAGAATCAAGGGACAATGCAAAAGTTAAGGCGACACTCGATGAATTAAAGAAAGCTGCTCAAGGGGAAGAAAATCTAATGCCAAAGATAATCGATGCAGTAAGAGAATATGCAACACTTGGTGAAATTTGTGACGTATTGCGCTCCGTTTTTGGAGAATATCAACAACATATTATTTTATAA
- the mce gene encoding methylmalonyl-CoA epimerase, whose product MINRIDHIGIAVKSIDEMIDLYENTLGLKIKGSEVIEEQKVKTAFIPVGDSEIELLEATSPDSAIAKFIEKKGEGIQHIAVRVDDIEKILADLKVKGVRLIDEVPRYGAGGARIAFVHPKCTHGVLLELCQRD is encoded by the coding sequence ATGATAAATAGAATAGATCATATTGGAATAGCAGTAAAAAGCATTGATGAAATGATTGATTTATATGAAAATACTTTAGGATTAAAAATAAAAGGTAGTGAAGTTATAGAAGAGCAGAAAGTTAAGACGGCTTTTATACCCGTTGGTGATAGCGAAATAGAGCTGCTTGAAGCGACATCACCGGATAGCGCAATAGCCAAATTCATTGAGAAAAAGGGCGAAGGAATACAGCATATAGCGGTAAGAGTTGATGATATTGAAAAAATCCTAGCAGATTTAAAAGTAAAGGGTGTAAGACTTATTGATGAGGTGCCGAGGTATGGTGCAGGCGGTGCAAGGATTGCCTTTGTACATCCTAAATGTACCCACGGCGTATTATTAGAACTGTGCCAAAGGGATTAG
- a CDS encoding IPT/TIG domain-containing protein: MKRILSLLLIFVFIVSFFPGNMSKAFAANPPNITSVKSLRYDGTMASPAKGPYDSATDIKIEGSGFMTFDNANNVVSQIDAVYIDTKTDKTKLEILSVNENTIYAKVPSLSNTGLMLDKPYMIIVQRNDGQSAALPNGFTYLNNPNISSAALDNYITLIKDSNGKVVDRKTQSYIRIEGSYLNDIVNANINGEIADVVSQSGSLLITNIPSNIRIDPNTNYNIFVTNIYNGRSASIPPIKLSAVSHDITSLSKYQVVVGDTITIYGHGFSSLGTNKRIYIGSNLVNSSDITINNDGTEMTVKVPAPKDTTLEYQNIDIVAENGSTATVVNALKIIPTPSAITIDNITPNAGSMTGGTKVMIVGDNLREDLVVKFGGIQGKDVKMVNLTGLSSNKKAIEVTTPPYSKSGPVNVDIVDPVTGYTVTKENGYFYLAVEDTLVAIDMNPYSGYENGNTDVTIWGYNFQKKDDPSSYTNNPDKTEITYSNDNFTYIDPVTGQNMTGTRERKLYVTFGGNKAIIEGITVPSEGQESLRVLSPSITLNPPGQPMPVDVIVTVETTIKDLNGNVVMKYSEQSSPLKKFTYNPLPSNPVILSISPDSGSRAGGDTVTIQGFDIRPGVNVFFGDKLATIKDLTIDANNRSILTVTTPKSDILGYVDVKIVNKDADQNRGFTTKANGYYFYTAPTITDVFTNFGSKYGGNLITITGTDFYVGETVQDGVYSPKYPDVTIGNIKLNIISVEDNSGNIIDGKKLNIGTKIKAIVPVTNDPYPVGWQDMTILNYDGKDGTAGGSTTLKNAFEIKDTHKTPTIISVDPNKGPTKGGTQIKITGSNFENGSIVTIDGVQAKVTNVMSGNTVINAVTPPGTLGKKIVQVVNPSDGGTASLTDGFEYLLIETKPQITKVSPNYGGKGTLVYIFGSDFSRKIGDSEGAKVYLGDTVMENIYVVDENTITAVVPDMQYAGLYDIKVVNPDTAVALSPQKFHFLVPESNPIVTSVYPDHGTVNGGTALTINGNDFRRGAEVYIGGKLATNINISSDGKTITAMTPPGNPGKAYVTVINYDGGNYTYGLHDGESGFTYVVPNSTPVITKIDPNKGSTYGGDMVTITGQDFRISKNENGEILKDSDGNPIGPEVYFGNVKAPKVIYVDYGTLKVVTPPNAPGPVRVSVVNYDSGIGYIDNGYTYVQSKPVINSITPPKSNVNGTTHVIVLGSDFAMPLYDGDKLLRAGAAVYIDDKEVTDVTVVDSGEIKFIAPIQGDIGKKTLKIVNPDGGVATADIEYVSPVSNPVIYEVDPPKGSIDGGTTVTIYGNDFRDKVEVYFEGIEATVVSNTANAIVVKTPAGDPKELNIPIAVTVYNVDDGASSTLEGAFTYVKTGTNPKITSVTPNTGSTRGGETVTIKGDNFKTGLAVYFGDTKAPNAYVQDYKTIIVTTPQHQEGKVDVRVLNPDFSDAVMAGGFTFVQTVPENPTGFWADGISGNDHTIYLHWTKVNGAKLYEIYGKKSSDDNYSFIASTDKLEYYVDGLSPNTTYNFELRPINDLGNSGYAYDSATTDTSSNSKYDTGVPDVNNDTSINLSGNTAIVTLGKDALDNYIIDLTGYKYSNVNKWIINVPNYFKNDYTKITLRTKEFGMEFTPDDLNLSSDYDRITIERLGDKAIDDLNKKLPKYQSIVSDIYDIKYDEINDDKISAINYFKKNIKITMNYYNNRFENYGIVSIRNFDAGMIYNPYMDTALHYVSVDINYPGRYALVNTK, from the coding sequence TTGAAAAGAATTTTGTCATTATTGCTGATTTTTGTCTTTATAGTGTCGTTTTTCCCGGGAAATATGTCAAAAGCATTTGCTGCAAATCCCCCTAATATTACATCTGTAAAATCATTAAGGTATGATGGCACAATGGCATCGCCGGCAAAAGGACCATATGATAGTGCTACAGACATAAAAATAGAAGGTAGTGGCTTTATGACCTTTGATAATGCAAATAACGTTGTTTCCCAGATTGACGCAGTTTATATTGATACAAAAACAGATAAAACAAAGCTTGAAATATTAAGCGTCAATGAAAACACGATATATGCGAAAGTACCTTCTTTATCTAATACGGGATTGATGTTAGATAAGCCATATATGATTATTGTCCAAAGAAACGATGGGCAAAGTGCTGCATTGCCAAATGGCTTTACATATTTGAATAATCCCAACATATCAAGTGCTGCACTTGATAACTACATAACACTTATAAAAGATAGCAATGGCAAAGTTGTAGACAGAAAAACACAGTCATATATAAGAATAGAAGGAAGCTATTTAAATGATATTGTTAATGCAAATATAAATGGTGAAATTGCTGATGTTGTCTCTCAAAGTGGATCTTTACTCATTACAAATATACCTTCAAACATAAGAATAGATCCAAATACTAACTATAATATTTTTGTAACAAATATTTACAATGGAAGGTCTGCATCAATCCCACCTATAAAATTATCAGCGGTAAGTCATGATATAACAAGTTTGTCTAAATATCAAGTAGTTGTTGGTGACACGATAACAATTTACGGTCACGGCTTTTCATCACTTGGCACAAATAAAAGAATTTATATAGGTTCAAATCTCGTAAATAGCAGCGATATAACAATAAATAATGATGGCACGGAGATGACTGTAAAAGTACCGGCACCAAAGGATACGACATTAGAATATCAGAATATTGATATCGTAGCAGAGAATGGTTCAACGGCAACGGTAGTTAATGCTTTAAAAATTATTCCTACGCCATCTGCTATTACGATCGACAATATTACACCAAATGCGGGCTCAATGACAGGCGGAACTAAAGTAATGATAGTAGGTGACAACCTAAGAGAGGACCTTGTAGTTAAGTTTGGAGGCATTCAAGGGAAAGATGTTAAAATGGTCAACCTTACAGGACTTTCTAGCAACAAAAAGGCCATAGAAGTTACGACACCACCATACAGCAAATCAGGCCCTGTCAATGTTGACATTGTTGACCCTGTGACGGGATATACAGTAACTAAAGAAAACGGCTATTTCTACCTCGCTGTCGAAGATACCCTTGTTGCAATAGATATGAATCCATACAGCGGATATGAAAATGGAAATACAGATGTAACAATATGGGGTTATAATTTTCAAAAAAAGGACGATCCATCATCATATACAAATAACCCTGATAAAACCGAGATAACCTACAGTAACGATAATTTTACATATATAGATCCTGTGACAGGTCAAAATATGACGGGAACTAGGGAGAGGAAGCTTTATGTAACATTTGGTGGCAATAAAGCTATAATTGAAGGTATTACTGTACCATCTGAGGGACAGGAATCTCTGAGGGTTTTATCACCAAGCATTACGCTTAATCCTCCTGGACAACCAATGCCTGTTGATGTAATTGTGACTGTTGAAACGACTATAAAAGATTTAAATGGAAATGTCGTTATGAAGTATTCTGAGCAAAGTTCACCATTAAAGAAGTTTACATACAATCCATTGCCGTCAAATCCAGTTATTTTAAGTATATCGCCAGATAGCGGCAGTAGAGCTGGTGGTGATACAGTTACTATCCAAGGATTTGATATAAGACCTGGTGTAAATGTCTTTTTTGGAGATAAATTAGCTACAATAAAGGACTTAACAATAGATGCTAACAATAGATCAATATTGACCGTTACAACACCAAAGAGCGATATATTAGGATATGTTGATGTAAAGATTGTAAATAAAGATGCTGATCAGAACCGTGGATTTACAACAAAGGCAAATGGATATTATTTTTACACAGCACCAACGATAACAGATGTTTTTACAAATTTTGGCTCAAAGTACGGAGGTAATCTTATTACGATAACAGGGACGGATTTTTATGTAGGCGAGACAGTACAAGATGGTGTCTATTCGCCCAAATACCCTGATGTAACTATAGGAAATATTAAGTTAAATATCATAAGTGTAGAAGATAACAGTGGAAATATTATAGATGGAAAGAAGCTCAATATTGGCACGAAAATAAAAGCAATTGTACCAGTTACAAATGATCCGTATCCTGTAGGTTGGCAGGACATGACTATATTAAATTACGATGGAAAAGATGGGACAGCTGGTGGAAGCACGACATTAAAAAATGCATTTGAAATAAAGGATACTCATAAAACACCGACTATTATTTCGGTCGATCCGAACAAGGGTCCAACAAAAGGCGGCACCCAGATAAAGATAACGGGAAGTAATTTTGAAAATGGCAGCATTGTTACAATTGACGGCGTACAGGCAAAAGTTACAAATGTTATGTCAGGCAATACTGTCATAAACGCTGTAACACCGCCGGGGACATTGGGAAAGAAGATTGTTCAGGTCGTAAATCCATCTGATGGCGGTACAGCTTCATTAACAGATGGTTTCGAGTACCTCCTTATCGAAACAAAACCACAGATAACGAAAGTTTCCCCTAACTACGGTGGCAAAGGGACACTTGTATATATCTTTGGAAGTGATTTTTCAAGGAAGATAGGTGACAGTGAGGGCGCAAAAGTGTACCTTGGTGACACTGTAATGGAAAATATATATGTTGTCGATGAAAATACGATAACAGCGGTTGTACCAGATATGCAATATGCTGGCCTATACGATATAAAAGTTGTAAATCCTGATACAGCTGTAGCATTATCGCCTCAGAAATTCCACTTCCTTGTGCCAGAATCGAATCCAATTGTTACATCAGTATACCCCGACCACGGCACTGTAAATGGTGGGACGGCCTTAACTATAAATGGCAATGACTTTAGAAGAGGTGCTGAAGTATATATAGGTGGAAAACTTGCCACGAATATCAATATAAGTTCAGATGGAAAGACCATAACTGCTATGACGCCGCCTGGTAACCCAGGAAAAGCATATGTTACAGTAATAAATTATGATGGTGGTAACTACACATATGGTTTGCATGATGGGGAAAGCGGGTTTACATATGTAGTGCCAAACAGCACACCTGTTATAACGAAGATAGACCCAAATAAAGGTTCCACATATGGTGGAGACATGGTTACTATAACGGGTCAGGATTTTAGGATATCAAAGAATGAAAATGGAGAAATATTAAAGGACAGCGATGGGAACCCCATAGGGCCCGAAGTATACTTTGGCAATGTCAAAGCACCAAAGGTCATATATGTTGATTATGGGACATTGAAGGTTGTGACACCGCCAAATGCACCAGGTCCTGTCAGAGTTTCTGTTGTAAACTATGACTCGGGTATTGGGTACATTGACAATGGCTATACATATGTTCAGTCAAAGCCTGTTATAAATAGCATTACACCGCCTAAGTCAAATGTAAATGGTACAACACATGTCATAGTTTTAGGCTCAGATTTTGCGATGCCACTATATGATGGCGATAAATTATTAAGGGCTGGTGCAGCAGTCTATATAGATGATAAAGAAGTAACAGATGTTACTGTGGTAGATAGCGGTGAAATAAAATTTATCGCGCCAATACAAGGCGACATAGGCAAAAAGACATTGAAGATCGTAAACCCTGATGGTGGGGTTGCGACAGCTGATATTGAATATGTTTCACCTGTATCAAATCCTGTAATATACGAAGTCGATCCGCCAAAAGGAAGTATAGACGGGGGAACAACAGTAACGATTTACGGCAATGACTTCAGGGATAAGGTAGAGGTGTATTTTGAAGGCATTGAAGCGACGGTCGTATCAAATACCGCCAATGCTATTGTTGTCAAAACACCTGCTGGGGATCCAAAAGAATTAAATATACCTATAGCTGTTACAGTTTATAATGTTGATGATGGTGCGAGTTCGACATTAGAAGGAGCTTTCACATATGTTAAGACAGGAACAAACCCAAAGATTACATCAGTCACTCCTAATACAGGTTCGACTAGAGGCGGAGAAACTGTCACTATAAAGGGAGATAATTTTAAAACAGGTTTAGCAGTATACTTTGGGGATACAAAAGCGCCAAATGCATATGTGCAAGACTACAAGACGATTATTGTTACGACACCACAGCATCAAGAAGGTAAAGTAGATGTAAGAGTCTTAAATCCTGACTTCTCGGATGCGGTCATGGCTGGAGGATTTACATTCGTCCAGACTGTACCTGAGAACCCAACGGGATTTTGGGCGGACGGCATATCAGGCAATGACCACACGATATACTTACACTGGACAAAGGTTAATGGTGCTAAATTATACGAGATATATGGTAAGAAAAGTAGTGATGATAATTACTCATTTATAGCCTCAACAGATAAGCTTGAATATTATGTTGATGGGTTAAGTCCAAATACAACATATAACTTTGAATTAAGGCCGATAAATGACCTTGGTAATAGCGGATATGCATATGACTCCGCAACAACAGATACATCATCGAATTCAAAATACGATACAGGTGTACCAGATGTCAATAATGATACATCGATAAATTTATCTGGTAATACCGCAATTGTCACACTTGGCAAAGATGCTTTAGATAATTACATTATAGATTTAACTGGATATAAATATAGCAATGTAAATAAATGGATTATTAATGTACCGAATTATTTTAAAAATGATTATACAAAGATTACATTGAGGACAAAAGAATTCGGCATGGAATTTACACCGGATGATTTGAACTTGTCATCAGATTATGACAGAATAACAATAGAAAGGCTTGGCGATAAAGCCATCGATGATTTAAATAAGAAATTACCAAAATATCAAAGTATTGTATCAGATATATATGATATTAAGTACGA